A region of Leptidea sinapis chromosome 4, ilLepSina1.1, whole genome shotgun sequence DNA encodes the following proteins:
- the LOC126979771 gene encoding probable methyltransferase-like protein 15 homolog isoform X2 has translation MTSQYKKFTRLIAKWPLDPTKGERDLGLLIRNKVKLAFDSQNTQTLNTETCTKHYNSLNKLADNFYRNKYKRTKHSTGTGLSTEECKILLSNEALEFFKEDNKKCIQNRNHTPLMVNEVIKYLRPIDNELYIDMTFGAGGHSRKILESVNCNLITVDRDPFAYEESKKLAADYPNRVTPLLGKFSDLPMLLKEYGIRQASVDGILFDLGCSSLQLDNSERGFSISKNGILDMRMDAGHDPNQITAREVLATANESELYKIFKIYGEEKKSAKIAQAIIQARFMIKNIATTHELADIVDSCCPNEFRLDKLQRSQSNAAKVFQALRIFVNNELNELNYGMLLAKYYLKLNGRLITICSHSLEDTIVKRHIAGNIVNETANPVPLRYLSPMLVQDQDTIDQFLDTPWKCINKHVEVPTDEELESNPRSKNARLRAALKVK, from the exons ATGACAtcacaatataaaaaatttactagGTTAATCGCTAAATGGCCATTGGACCCTACGAAAGGTGAAAG AGATTTGGGCctattgataagaaataaagttaaattagcTTTTGATTCCCAGAACACACAGACCTTAAACACCGAGACTTGCACTAAGCACTACAATTCATTAAACAAATTAGCTGATAATTTCTACAGAAACAAATATAAGCGCACTAAGCATAGTACTGGGACGGGGCTTAGTACTGAAGAATGTAAAATCCTGTTGTCTAATGAAGCACTAGAGTTTTTTAAGGAAGACAATAAAA AATGTATACAGAATAGAAATCATACTCCGTTGATGGTGAATGAAGTCATCAAATATTTAAGGCCCATTGACAAtgaattatatatagatatgacaTTTGGAGCAGGAGGTCATTCTAGGAAAATATTAGAATCTgtgaattgtaatttaataacaGTAGATAGAGACCCCTTTGCATATGAAGAGTCTAAAAAGCTTGCAGCAGATTATCCAAACAGAGTAACACCGTTATTGGGTAAGTTCAGTGACTTGCCAATGTTGTTAAAAGAATATGGAATAAGACAAGCTTCTGTTGATGGAATCTTATTTGATCTTGGATGTTCATCACTGCAGTTGGATAATAGTGAGAGAGGATTTTCTATCAGTAAGAATGGAATTCTAGATATGAGAATGGATGCAGGACATGACCCCAATCAAATAACAGCTAGAGAAGTACTTGCCACTGCTAATGAAAGTGAACTATACAAAATATTCAAGATATATGGTGAAGAGAAGAAATCTGCTAAGATTGCACAAGCTATTATTCAAGCCAGATTTATGATAAAGAACATTGCCACTACTCACGAGTTAGCAGATATAGTAGATTCATGCTGTCCCAATGAATTTCGTTTAGATAAACTACAACGTTCTCAATCAAATGCTGCTAAAGTATTTCAAGCCCTAcgtatttttgttaataatgaactaaatgaattaaattatgGAATGTTATTGGCcaaatattatcttaaattaAATGGTAGGCTGATTACCATATGTTCACATTCACTTGAAGATACTATAGTAAAAAGACACATAGCTGGTAATATAGTCAATGAAACAGCAAATCCTGTACCTCTGAGATATTTAAGTCCTATGTTAGTTCAAGACCAGGATACTATCGATCAGTTCTTAGATACTCCATGGAAGTGTATAAATAAGCATGTGGAAGTTCCTACAGATGAGGAGTTGGAGAGTAACCCTCGAAGCAAAAATGCAAGACTTAGGGCTGCATTGAAAGTGAAATAG
- the LOC126979771 gene encoding probable methyltransferase-like protein 15 homolog isoform X1, which yields MIYRLLRLFNHKIYRCRLSTECIQNRNHTPLMVNEVIKYLRPIDNELYIDMTFGAGGHSRKILESVNCNLITVDRDPFAYEESKKLAADYPNRVTPLLGKFSDLPMLLKEYGIRQASVDGILFDLGCSSLQLDNSERGFSISKNGILDMRMDAGHDPNQITAREVLATANESELYKIFKIYGEEKKSAKIAQAIIQARFMIKNIATTHELADIVDSCCPNEFRLDKLQRSQSNAAKVFQALRIFVNNELNELNYGMLLAKYYLKLNGRLITICSHSLEDTIVKRHIAGNIVNETANPVPLRYLSPMLVQDQDTIDQFLDTPWKCINKHVEVPTDEELESNPRSKNARLRAALKVK from the coding sequence ATGATTTATAGACTTCTCCGTTTATTTAATCACAAAATTTACAGATGTAGATTATCAACAGAATGTATACAGAATAGAAATCATACTCCGTTGATGGTGAATGAAGTCATCAAATATTTAAGGCCCATTGACAAtgaattatatatagatatgacaTTTGGAGCAGGAGGTCATTCTAGGAAAATATTAGAATCTgtgaattgtaatttaataacaGTAGATAGAGACCCCTTTGCATATGAAGAGTCTAAAAAGCTTGCAGCAGATTATCCAAACAGAGTAACACCGTTATTGGGTAAGTTCAGTGACTTGCCAATGTTGTTAAAAGAATATGGAATAAGACAAGCTTCTGTTGATGGAATCTTATTTGATCTTGGATGTTCATCACTGCAGTTGGATAATAGTGAGAGAGGATTTTCTATCAGTAAGAATGGAATTCTAGATATGAGAATGGATGCAGGACATGACCCCAATCAAATAACAGCTAGAGAAGTACTTGCCACTGCTAATGAAAGTGAACTATACAAAATATTCAAGATATATGGTGAAGAGAAGAAATCTGCTAAGATTGCACAAGCTATTATTCAAGCCAGATTTATGATAAAGAACATTGCCACTACTCACGAGTTAGCAGATATAGTAGATTCATGCTGTCCCAATGAATTTCGTTTAGATAAACTACAACGTTCTCAATCAAATGCTGCTAAAGTATTTCAAGCCCTAcgtatttttgttaataatgaactaaatgaattaaattatgGAATGTTATTGGCcaaatattatcttaaattaAATGGTAGGCTGATTACCATATGTTCACATTCACTTGAAGATACTATAGTAAAAAGACACATAGCTGGTAATATAGTCAATGAAACAGCAAATCCTGTACCTCTGAGATATTTAAGTCCTATGTTAGTTCAAGACCAGGATACTATCGATCAGTTCTTAGATACTCCATGGAAGTGTATAAATAAGCATGTGGAAGTTCCTACAGATGAGGAGTTGGAGAGTAACCCTCGAAGCAAAAATGCAAGACTTAGGGCTGCATTGAAAGTGAAATAG